Proteins encoded together in one Gadus chalcogrammus isolate NIFS_2021 chromosome 18, NIFS_Gcha_1.0, whole genome shotgun sequence window:
- the LOC130371225 gene encoding sulfotransferase 1C1-like — protein MSEKRVLSYSDCILEAGGSMSRFPLIPVQGVPLMNHIADNWDSISAFEPHPSDLLIATYPKAGTTWTQEIVDLLLNDGDQDVCHRAPIVVRMPFLEIFSPPPVPSGLDLLKEMPPPRVIKTHLPFQLVPQGFWKNKCKTIYVARNAKDNLVSYFHFDRMNLTQPEPGPWDSYIPKFMEGKLAWGSWYDHVKGYWKEREKNNILYLFYEDMKENPRREVERIMRYLGKSLPDDVISRIVELTSFKAMKENPMVNYTFIPVPVFDQSISPFMRKGEVGDWNNHFTQEQSRVFDEDYEKQMKGSNIPFRTSI, from the exons ATGTCAGAGAAGAGGGTTCTCTCCTACTCTGACTGCATCCTGGAGGCAGGGGGGTCCATGAGCAGGTTCCCCCTGATCCCAGTCCAGGGGGTCCCCCTCATGAACCACATCGCGGACAACTGGGACAGCATCTCTGCCTTCGAGCCCCACCCCTCGGACCTGCTCATCGCCACCTACCCCAAAGCAG gcaccACGTGGACCCAGGAGATCGTGGACCTGCTGCTCAACGATGGAGACCAGGATGTCTGCCACCGTGCGCCCATCGTCGTCAGGATGCCCTTCCTGGAgatcttctctcctcctcccgtcccCTCGG GTCTGGACCTTTTGAAGGAGATGCCCCCCCCAAGGGTCATTAAGACCCACCTTCCCTTCCAGCTGGTCCCTCAGGGATTCTGGAAGAACAAATGCAAG ACCATCTACGTGGCTCGCAACGCCAAGGACAACCTGGTCAGCTACTTCCACTTCGACCGCATGAACCTGACCCAGCCGGAGCCCGGTCCCTGGGACTCCTACATCCCCAAGTTCATGGAGGGAAAAT TGGCGTGGGGGTCCTGGTACGACCATGTCAAAGGTTACTGGAAGGAACGAGAGAAAAACAACATCCTCTACCTCTTCTACGAAGACATGAAGGAG AACCCGCGGCGTGAGGTGGAGCGCATCATGCGCTACCTAGGCAAGTCCCTccctgatgatgtcatcagccGCATCGTGGAGCTGACGTCCTTCAAAGCGATGAAGGAGAACCCCATGGTTAACTACACCTTCATCCCCGTGCCCGTGTTCGACCAGTCCATCTCCCCCTTCATGAGGAAAG GCGAGGTCGGAGACTGGAACAACCACTTCACCCAGGAGCAGTCCAGGGTGTTTGATGAAGACTATGAAAAACAGATGAAGGGCAGCAACATCCCCTTCAGGACCAGCATCTGA
- the LOC130371218 gene encoding sarcoplasmic/endoplasmic reticulum calcium ATPase 1, which yields MENAHAKTPAECLTFFSSNEVTGLTPDQFKKNLAKFGHNELPAEEGKSVWELIYEQFEDLLVRILLLAACISFVLAWFEEGEETVTAFVEPFVILLILIANAIVGVWQERNAEDAIEALKEYEPEMGKVYRSDRKSVQMIKAREIVPGDIVEVSVGDKVPADIRLVCIKSTTLRVDQSILTGESVSVIKHTEAVPDLRAVNQDKKNMLFSGTNIAAGKAIGIAVYTGVSTEIGKIRDQMAATEQEKTPLQAKLDEFGEQLSKVITLICIAVWAINIGHFNDPVHGGSWIRGAVYYFKIAVALAVAAIPEGLPAVITTCLALGTRRMAKKNAIVRSLPSVETLGCTSVICSDKTGTLTTNQMCVTKMFIIKSVEGDNVNLDAFDISGSKYTPEGEVSQGGAKTNCSAHDGLVELSTICALCNDSSLDYNESKKIFEKVGEATETALCCLVEKMNVFNSNVKNLSFIERANACCTVVKQLMTKKFTLEFSRDRKSMSVYCTPGKGDGGAKMFVKGAPEGVIDRCTYVRIGTTRVPLTDAIKDKILAVIKDWGTGRDTLRCLALATCDNPLKPEEMKLEDSTKFADYECDLTFVGCVGMLDPPRKEVSGSIQLCRDAGIRVIMITGDNKGTAIAICRRIGIFTEDEDVTGKAYTGREFDDLPISEQAEAVVRASCFARVEPSHKSKIVEFLQAHDDITAMTGDGVNDAPALKKAEIGIAMGSGTAVAKSASEMVLADDNFSSIVAAVEEGRAIYNNMKQFIRYLISSNVGEVVCIFLTAALGLPEALIPVQLLWVNLVTDGLPATALGFNPPDLDIMDRAPRSPKEPLISGWLFFRYMAIGAYVGAATVGAAGWWFIYDVTGPGLSYYQLSHFMQCHDENPDFEGINCHIFEASHPMTMALSVLVTIEMANALNSLSENQSLLRMPPWSNFWLLSAMSLSMSLHFMIIYVDPLPMIFKMTPLSMEQWLMVLKLSFPVILIDEVLKFVARNYIDLGPNAK from the exons GTGCTGGCCTGGTTTGAGGAAGGCGAGGAGACCGTCACCGCCTTCGTGGAGCCCTttgtcatcctcctcatcctcatcgctAACGCCATTGTCGGCGTGTGGCAG gaaCGTAATGCTGAGGACGCTATTGAGGCCCTGAAGGAGTATGAGCCCGAGATGGGCAAGGTGTACCGCTCCGACAGGAAGAGCGTGCAGATGATCAAGGCCAGAGAGATCGTCCCCGGTGACATCGTTGAGGTGTCAG TTGGTGACAAGGTCCCCGCTGATATCAGGCTCGTGTGCATCAAGTCCACCACCCTGCGTGTTGACCAGTCCATCCTCACCG GTGAGTCCGTCAGTGTGATCAAGCACACAGAGGCCGTCCCCGACCTGAGAGCTGTCAACCAGGACAAGAAGAACATGCTTTTCTCT GGCACCAACATCGCCGCCGGCAAGGCTATCGGCATTGCCGTGTACACCGGTGTGAGCACTGAGATCGGTAAAATCCGTGACCAGATGGCCGCCACCGAGCAGGAGAAGACCCCCCTCCAGGCCAAGCTTGACGAGTTCGGCGAGCAGCTGTCCAAGGTCATCACCCTCATTTGCATCGCCGTGTGGGCCATCAACATCGGCCACTTCAACGACCCCGTCCACGGAGGCTCCTGGATCCGCGGTGCCGTCTACTACTTCAAGATCGCTGTGGCTCTGGCCGTGGCCGCCATCCCCgagg GTCTGCCCGCCGTCATCACCACCTGCCTCGCTCTGGGAACCCGCCGCATGGCCAAGAAGAACGCCATCGTCAGGTCCCTGCCCTCCGTGGAGACTCTTGGCTGCACCTCTGTCATCTGCTCCGACAAGACCGGCACCCTCACCACCAACCAGATGTGTGTGACCAAG ATGTTCATCATCAAGAGCGTTGAGGGCGATAACGTCAACCTTGATGCCTTCGACATCTCTGGATCCAAGTACACACCCGAGGGCGAAGT ctcccagGGTGGCGCCAAAACCAACTGCAGTGCCCACGATGGCCTGGTGGAGCTGTCCACCATCTGCGCTCTCTGCAACGACTCCTCTCTGGATTACAACGAG tCTAAGAAGATCTTTGAGAAGGTCGGTGAGGCCACTGAGACTGCCCTGTGCTGCCTGGTTGAGAAGATGAACGTGTTCAACTCCAACGTGAAGAACCTGTCCTTTATCGAGCGGGCCAACGCCTGCTGCACC GTGGTCAAGCAGCTGATGACAAAGAAATTCACCCTGGAGTTCTCCCGTGACCGGAAGTCAATGTCCGTGTACTGCACACCCGGCAAGGGAGACGGTGGCGCCAAGATGTTCGTTAAG GGTGCTCCAGAGGGTGTGATTGACAGATGCACATACGTTAGAATCGGAACAACCCGCGTGCCCCTGACCGACGCCATCAAGGACAAGATCCTGGCCGTGATCAAGGACTGGGGAACCGGTCGCGATACCCTGCGTTGCCTGGCCCTGGCCACATGCGACAACCCCTTGAAGCCCGAGGAGATGAAGCTGGAGGACTCTACCAAGTTCGCCGATTACGAG TGTGACCTGACCTTCGTCGGATGCGTTGGCATGCTGGATCCCCCCCGCAAGGAGGTCAGTGGCTCCATCCAACTGTGCAGAGATGCTGGAATCCGTGTCATCATGATCACCG GCGACAACAAGGGAACCGCCATCGCCATCTGCCGTCGTATTGGCATCTTCACCGAGGATGAGGATGTGACCGGAAAGGCCTACACCGGCCGCGAGTTTGACGACCTGCCCATCTCTGAGCAAGCCGAGGCCGTGGTCAGAGCCAGCTGCTTCGCCCGCGTGGAGCCCTCCCACAAGTCCAAGATTGTTGAGTTCCTCCAGGCTCACGATGACATCACCGCCATG accgGTGATGGTGTGAACGATGCCCCCGCCCTGAAGAAGGCGGAGATCGGTATCGCCATGGGCTCTGGCACCGCCGTTGCCAAGTCTGCCTCTGAGATGGTCCTCGCTGACGACAACTTCTCCTCCATTGTGGCCGCCGTTGAGGAGGGCCGCGCTATCTACAACAACATGAAGCAGTTCATCCGCTACCTCATCTCCTCCAACGTTGGTGAGGTCGTCTG TATCTTCCTGACAGCTGCCCTCGGTCTCCCCGAGGCCCTGATCCCCGTCCAGCTTCTGTGGGTCAACCTGGTGACTGACGGTCTGCCCGCCACCGCTCTGGGCTTCAACCCCCCCGACCTGGACATCATGGACAGAGCCCCCCGTTCCCCCAAAGAGCCCCTGATCTCCGGATGGCTGTTCTTCAGATATATGGCTATTGGCG CATATGTTGGTGCCGCTACCGTTGGCGCTGCTGGTTGGTGGTTCATCTACGATGTCACCGGCCCCGGACTCTCTTACTACCAGCTG tcTCACTTCATGCAGTGCCACGACGAGAACCCCGACTTCGAGGGCATTAACTGCCACATCTTTGAGGCCTCTCACCCCATGACCATGGCCCTGTCTGTCCTTGTCACCATTGAGATGGCCAACGCCCTcaacag CTTGTCTGAGAACCAGTCTCTGCTGCGTATGCCCCCATGGAGCAACTTCTGGCTGCTGTCCGCCATGTCCCTGTCCATGTCCCTCCACTTCATGATCATCTACGTCGACCCCCTGCCC ATGATCTTCAAGATGACCCCTCTGAGTATGGAACAGTGGTTGATGGTGCTCAAGCTCTCCTTCCCTGTCATCCTCATTGATGAAGTGCTCAAGTTTGTGGCCCGCAACTACATTGATC TGGGCCCCAACGCGAAGTAG
- the LOC130371781 gene encoding uncharacterized protein LOC130371781, whose protein sequence is MSEQNQPTVEGDLRFHSELKCGQDVTRCEFNKDGSLLAVGLSDGAIKVYSPDTGDQILTLKDSSRLRMPITGLRFISSSDSHCLLLAAYATGSVRCWYPWGGDCLWNLKEASGLWDPADVEKGSKLETLCLAVSPSGERAATGCSNSTVHLYDLRTHQSILTCKASSCRTIMDGHRSRVFAVTFHPERETEFISAGWDNTIQFWDSRQEQAVR, encoded by the exons atgtCGGAGCAGAACCAGCCAACCGTGGAAGGAGATCTGCGTTTCCACTCTGAGCT gaAATGTGGGCAGGATGTAACGAGATGTGAGTTTAACAAAGATGGCTCCCTACTGGCTGTAGGGTTGAGTGATGGTGCCATCAAG gtgtacaGTCCGGACACCGGAGACCAGATCCTTACCCTGAAGGACTCCAGCAGGCTCAGAATGCCAATCACTGGTCTGAGGTTCATCTCCAGCTCAGACTCCCACTGCCTCCTGCTGGCCGCCT ATGCGACAGGCAGTGTGAGGTGCTGGTACCCCTGGGGCGGGGACTGTCTCTGGAACCTCAAGGAGGCCAGTGGCCTGTGGGACCCCGCGGATGTGGAGAAGGGCTCAAAGTTAGAGACCCTCTGTCTGGCAGTGTCGCCCTCCGGAGAGAGAGCTGCTACGGGCTGCTCCAACTCCACCGTCCACCTATACGACCTGCGCACGCATCAGAGCATCCTCACCTGCAAggccag CTCCTGCAGGACCATCATGGATGGCCACCGTTCACGGGTGTTTGCTGTGACCTTTCACCCCGAGCGGGAGACAGAGTTCATCTCCGCTGGCTGGGACAACACCATACAA TTCTGGGACAGCAGGCAAGAGCAGGCCGTTAGGTAA
- the LOC130371229 gene encoding sulfotransferase 1C2-like, giving the protein MSDKRVVSHSGSIQEAGGSISRFPLISVQGVPLRNHIATNWDSISAFEAHPSDLLIATYPKAGTTWTQEIVDLLLNEGDQEVCRRAPVAVRMPFLEHFSPPHCPSGLELLKGMPPPRVIKTHLPFQLVPQGFWKNKCKTIYVARNAKDNLVSYFHFDRMNQTQPEPGPWDSYIPKFMEGKLAWGSWYDHVKGYWKEREKNNILYLFYEDMKENPRREVERIMSYLGKSLPDDVISRIVELTSFKAMKENPMVNYTFIPMPVFDQSISPFMRKGEVGDWNNHFTQEQSRVFDEDYEIQMKGSNIPFRINI; this is encoded by the exons ATGTCAGATAAGAGGGTTGTCTCGCACTCTGGCTCCATCCAGGAGGCAGGGGGGTCCATTAGCCGGTTCCCCCTGATCTCAGTCCAGGGGGTCCCCCTCAGGAACCACATTGCCACTAACTGGGACAGTATCTCTGCCTTCGAGGCCCACCCCTCGGACCTGCTCATCGCCACCTACCCTAAAGCAG GCACCACGTGGACCCAGGAGATCGTGGACCTGCTTCTCAACGAAGGAGACCAGGAGGTCTGCCGGCGCGCGCCCGTTGCCGTCAGGATGCCCTTCCTGGAGcatttctctcctcctcattgtcCCTCag GTCTGGAACTCCTCAAGGGGATGCCCCCCCCAAGGGTCATTAAGACCCACCTTCCCTTCCAGCTGGTCCCTCAGGGCTTCTGGAAGAACAAATGCAAG ACCATCTACGTGGCTCGCAACGCCAAGGACAACCTGGTCAGCTACTTCCACTTCGACCGCATGAACCAGACCCAGCCGGAGCCCGGTCCCTGGGACTCCTACATCCCCAAGTTCATGGAGGGAAAAT TGGCGTGGGGGTCCTGGTACGACCATGTCAAAGGTTACTGGAAGGAACGAGAGAAAAACAACATCCTCTACCTCTTCTACGAAGACATGAAGGAG AACCCGCGGCGTGAGGTGGAGCGCATCATGAGCTACCTAGGCAAGTCCCTccctgatgatgtcatcagccGCATCGTGGAGCTGACTTCCTTCAAGGCGATGAAGGAGAACCCCATGGTTAACTACACCTTCATCCCCATGCCCGTGTTCGACCAGTCCATCTCCCCCTTCATGAGGAAAG GCGAGGTCGGAGACTGGAACAACCACTTCACCCAGGAGCAGTCCAGGGTGTTTGATGAAGACTATGAAATACAGATGAAGGGCAGCAACATCCCTTTCAGGATCAACATCTGA